Proteins found in one Ovis canadensis isolate MfBH-ARS-UI-01 breed Bighorn chromosome 20, ARS-UI_OviCan_v2, whole genome shotgun sequence genomic segment:
- the LOC138425643 gene encoding histone H2B type 1-N, whose translation MPEPSKSAPAPKKGSKKAVTKAQKKDGKKRKRSRKESYSVYVYKVLKQVHPDTGISSKAMGIMNSFVNDIFERIAGEASRLAHYNKRSTITSREIQTAVRLLLPGELAKHAVSEGTKAVTKYTSSK comes from the coding sequence ATGCCTGAACCATCTAAGTCCGCTCCGGCCCCGAAGAAGGGTTCTAAGAAGGCGGTGACCAAGGCGCAGAAGAAGGACGGCAAGAAGCGCAAGCGCAGCCGCAAGGAGAGCTACTCCGTGTACGTGTACAAGGTGCTGAAGCAGGTCCACCCGGACACCGGCATCTCGTCCAAGGCCATGGGCATCATGAATTCGTTCGTGAACGATATTTTCGAGCGCATCGCGGGCGAGGCGTCGCGCCTGGCGCATTACAACAAGCGCTCGACCATCACATCCAGGGAGATCCAGACGGCCGTGCGCCTGCTGCTTCCCGGAGAGCTGGCCAAGCACGCCGTGTCTGAGGGCACCAAGGCCGTTACCAAGTACACCAGCTCTAAGTGA
- the LOC138425639 gene encoding histone H2A type 1-D, whose amino-acid sequence MSGRGKQGGKARAKAKTRSSRAGLQFPVGRVHRLLRKGNYSERVGAGAPVYLAAVLEYLTAEILELAGNAARDNKKTRIIPRHLQLAIRNDEELNKLLGKVTIAQGGVLPNIQAVLLPKKTESHHKAKGK is encoded by the coding sequence ATGTCTGGTCGTGGCAAGCAAGGAGGCAAAGCTCGTGCAAAAGCCAAGACCCGCTCCTCGCGGGCCGGGCTCCAGTTCCCCGTGGGCCGAGTGCACCGCCTTCTCCGCAAGGGTAACTACTCCGAGCGGGTCGGAGCCGGGGCCCCGGTGTATCTGGCGGCGGTGCTGGAATACCTGACGGCCGAGATCTTGGAGCTGGCGGGCAACGCGGCCCGGGACAACAAGAAGACACGCATCATCCCGCGTCACCTGCAGCTGGCCATCCGCAACGACGAGGAGCTCAACAAGCTGCTGGGTAAAGTCACTATCGCCCAGGGTGGTGTCCTGCCCAACATCCAGGCGGTACTGCTGCCCAAGAAGACCGAGAGCCACCATAAGGCCAAGGGCAAGTAA
- the LOC138425654 gene encoding histone H4: MSGRGKGGKGLGKGGAKRHRKVLRDNIQGITKPAIRRLARRGGVKRISGLIYEETRGVLKVFLENVIRDAVTYTEHAKRKTVTAMDVVYALKRQGRTLYGFGG, from the coding sequence ATGTCTGGTCGCGGCAAAGGCGGGAAAGGTCTAGGCAAAGGAGGCGCCAAGCGCCACCGCAAAGTTCTTCGTGATAACATCCAGGGCATTACAAAGCCTGCCATTCGGCGCCTGGCTCGTCGTGGTGGTGTGAAGCGCATCTCCGGGCTCATCTATGAGGAGACTCGCGGGGTGCTGAAGGTGTTCCTGGAGAACGTGATCCGCGACGCGGTCACTTACACCGAGCACGCCAAGCGCAAGACTGTCACAGCCATGGACGTGGTCTACGCGCTCAAGCGACAGGGCCGCACCCTCTACGGCTTCGGCGGCTGA